One genomic region from Pseudomonas hormoni encodes:
- the lpxO gene encoding lipid A hydroxylase LpxO, whose amino-acid sequence MKLIIAAIYVVSIAYVHLRGRVRHKLGRQLSDHSTFLAPINCFLYLFSKVPNKPYLDPADFPDLSPLQAHWEEIRAEGQNLLKAGEIKRSNQYDDVGFNSFFKTGWKRFYLKWYGASHPSAMKLCPRTTELVQSIGSIKAAMFAELPPGSKLVRHRDPYAGSYRYHLGLETPNDAGCYINVDGENYHWRDGEAVMFDETFIHYAENTTQQNRIILFCDVERPMKYRWAAAFNGWFSRNVMSAAGAPNDVGDKTGGINRLFARIYKIRLRGKALKKRNRKLYYLEKWAIFAGLLAFFVWI is encoded by the coding sequence GTGAAACTCATCATTGCCGCTATTTATGTTGTATCGATTGCCTACGTCCACCTGCGCGGCCGGGTGCGCCACAAACTGGGCCGGCAACTGAGCGATCACTCGACGTTTCTGGCACCGATCAATTGCTTCCTTTATCTGTTTTCGAAAGTTCCCAACAAGCCTTATCTCGATCCGGCCGATTTCCCGGACCTGAGCCCGCTGCAGGCCCATTGGGAAGAAATCCGCGCCGAAGGCCAGAACCTGCTCAAGGCGGGTGAGATCAAGCGTTCGAACCAGTACGACGACGTCGGCTTCAACTCGTTCTTCAAGACTGGCTGGAAGCGTTTCTACCTCAAGTGGTATGGCGCCAGTCATCCTTCGGCGATGAAGCTCTGCCCGCGCACCACCGAACTGGTGCAGAGCATCGGTTCGATCAAAGCCGCGATGTTCGCCGAGTTGCCGCCGGGTTCGAAACTGGTGCGTCACCGCGATCCGTATGCCGGTTCCTACCGTTATCACCTGGGCCTGGAGACGCCGAACGACGCTGGCTGCTACATCAACGTCGATGGCGAAAACTATCACTGGCGCGACGGTGAAGCGGTGATGTTCGATGAAACCTTCATTCATTACGCCGAAAACACCACGCAGCAGAACCGCATCATTCTGTTCTGCGACGTCGAGCGGCCGATGAAGTACCGCTGGGCGGCGGCGTTCAACGGCTGGTTCAGCCGTAACGTGATGTCGGCGGCGGGCGCGCCGAACGATGTGGGCGACAAGACCGGTGGTATCAATCGTCTGTTCGCCAGAATCTACAAGATTCGCCTGCGCGGCAAGGCGTTGAAGAAGCGTAACCGCAAGCTGTATTACCTGGAGAAGTGGGCGATTTTTGCCGGGTTGCTGGCGTTTTTTGTCTGGATCTGA